The following proteins are co-located in the Blattabacterium sp. (Blatta orientalis) str. Tarazona genome:
- a CDS encoding alpha/beta hydrolase produces MLLNKLSIKHIIKKPINKKNYPTLFLMIHGYGSNEKDLFSLHKDIPEKFFIISIQGLYPMSKEKYSWYNIDFQDQKKFINISQAKDTIEKISFFIDEAIEEYKLNKNKVWLCGFSQGAILSYAIALKKVNQVKRVIALSGYFEENLFPKEEICEDSYADLKFFISHGKYDTIIPIHWVKKGLSFLKNRQILSLHYKEYDSGHVLCDSNYQDLINWIKKH; encoded by the coding sequence ATGCTTTTAAATAAACTTTCTATTAAACATATTATAAAAAAACCAATAAATAAAAAAAATTATCCTACTCTTTTTTTAATGATTCACGGATATGGAAGTAATGAAAAGGATCTTTTTTCCTTGCATAAGGATATTCCAGAAAAATTTTTTATAATCAGTATTCAAGGGCTATATCCCATGAGTAAAGAAAAATATTCATGGTATAACATTGATTTTCAAGATCAAAAAAAATTTATCAATATTTCACAAGCTAAAGATACAATTGAAAAAATATCTTTTTTTATAGATGAAGCCATTGAAGAATATAAATTAAACAAAAATAAGGTATGGTTATGCGGATTTAGTCAAGGAGCCATTTTAAGTTATGCTATCGCTTTAAAAAAAGTTAATCAGGTAAAAAGGGTTATAGCTTTAAGTGGCTATTTCGAAGAAAATCTTTTCCCAAAAGAAGAAATATGTGAAGATTCTTATGCAGATTTAAAATTTTTTATTTCTCATGGAAAATATGATACTATTATTCCTATCCATTGGGTGAAAAAAGGTTTGTCTTTTCTTAAGAATCGTCAAATCCTTTCTTTACACTATAAAGAATATGATTCTGGACATGTCCTATGTGATTCTAATTATCAGGATTTAATTAATTGGATTAAAAAACATTAA
- the sucC gene encoding ADP-forming succinate--CoA ligase subunit beta — MNLHEFQGKEILRSFSVKIPDGVLVSTPEEAVQAAKIIFKKTNKNSLVIKAQIHAGGRGKGGGIQIAKSLEEVYEKSKNLLGKYLITPQTSKKGKLVRKILISDDVYSTPNRKGKTMKNSFSSPKEYYLSILVNRDIEKNVILYSKEGGIDIEDLSKKRPDKIFLEEIDPFLGLQLFQVRKIGYNLGLNEEVLKDFIKFLISLYNAYLSCDALLLEINPLIRTFDHQIVAVDTKMVLDDNALFRQKKYANFRDQKEENPVEIEAFEAKLNFLKLEGNVGCMVNGAGLAMATMDMIQSCGGNPSNFLDIGGSADKERVEKAFRIILKDPSVKAIFINIFGGIVRCDTVAEGIINSYRKIDHKIKIPVIVRLQGTNEMIAKKRLENSQLPIYYTSTLKEAAYRIKKILMI; from the coding sequence ATGAATTTACATGAATTCCAAGGAAAGGAAATATTAAGATCTTTTTCTGTTAAGATCCCTGATGGAGTTTTGGTTTCTACTCCAGAAGAGGCAGTTCAGGCTGCAAAAATAATCTTCAAAAAAACTAATAAAAATTCTTTAGTCATTAAAGCACAAATACATGCAGGTGGTCGTGGAAAAGGAGGAGGAATACAAATAGCCAAATCTTTGGAAGAGGTATATGAAAAATCAAAAAACCTTTTAGGAAAGTATTTGATTACTCCACAAACTTCTAAAAAAGGAAAATTAGTACGAAAAATACTCATCTCCGATGATGTCTATTCTACTCCTAATAGGAAGGGGAAAACAATGAAAAATTCTTTTTCTTCTCCTAAAGAATATTATTTATCGATATTAGTAAACCGTGATATAGAAAAAAATGTTATTCTCTATTCTAAAGAAGGAGGAATAGATATAGAAGATCTATCTAAGAAACGTCCAGATAAAATCTTTCTAGAAGAAATAGATCCATTTTTGGGTTTGCAGTTATTTCAAGTCAGAAAAATTGGATATAATTTAGGATTAAATGAAGAAGTTCTAAAAGATTTCATAAAATTTTTAATTTCTCTATACAATGCTTATTTATCTTGTGACGCCTTATTATTGGAAATTAATCCTTTAATTCGAACTTTTGATCATCAAATTGTGGCGGTAGACACAAAGATGGTTTTGGATGATAATGCGTTATTTCGTCAAAAAAAATATGCTAATTTTCGTGATCAAAAAGAAGAAAATCCTGTTGAAATAGAAGCTTTTGAAGCAAAATTAAATTTTTTAAAATTAGAAGGAAATGTAGGATGTATGGTAAATGGAGCTGGATTAGCTATGGCTACCATGGATATGATTCAATCTTGTGGAGGAAATCCATCTAATTTTTTAGATATAGGGGGATCTGCTGATAAAGAGCGTGTTGAAAAAGCGTTTCGAATTATCTTGAAAGATCCATCTGTAAAGGCGATATTCATAAATATTTTCGGAGGAATTGTTCGTTGTGATACAGTTGCAGAAGGAATTATTAACTCATATCGTAAAATTGATCATAAAATTAAAATCCCGGTAATTGTTCGTTTGCAAGGAACCAATGAAATGATCGCAAAAAAAAGACTTGAAAATAGTCAATTGCCTATTTATTACACATCCACTTTAAAAGAGGCAGCTTATAGAATAAAAAAAATTTTAATGATTTAG
- the nth gene encoding endonuclease III — protein sequence MLEIEKKIKIITDTLNFIYPNPISSLYYTNEFTLLIAILLTSRSQEKKVNQITKLLFKKIQKPQDIIQLSVINIQNHIKHIGLYNRKSKNIYDLSITLIKKYDGIIPKNIFELESLPGVGHKTASVFLSHVSKEPVFPIDTHIHRMMFRWELSNGKNVRKQKKMPNVFFEKKLEKLHLQIISYGKKYSPSRGWNPKNDIIYQKLVNNNLLKR from the coding sequence ATGTTAGAAATAGAAAAAAAAATAAAAATTATCACAGATACTTTAAATTTTATTTATCCTAATCCAATTAGTTCCTTATACTACACTAATGAATTTACTTTACTTATAGCAATCCTATTAACCTCAAGAAGTCAGGAAAAAAAAGTGAACCAAATAACAAAACTCTTGTTTAAAAAGATTCAAAAACCTCAAGATATTATTCAATTATCTGTGATAAATATTCAAAACCATATAAAACATATTGGACTTTATAACAGAAAGTCTAAAAATATTTATGATTTATCCATTACTTTAATAAAAAAATATGATGGAATTATTCCAAAAAATATTTTTGAATTAGAATCTTTACCAGGGGTAGGTCATAAAACCGCATCCGTTTTCTTGTCTCATGTATCAAAAGAACCTGTATTTCCTATAGATACTCATATTCATCGAATGATGTTTCGATGGGAACTAAGTAACGGAAAAAATGTAAGAAAACAGAAAAAGATGCCAAACGTTTTTTTTGAAAAAAAATTGGAAAAATTACACCTTCAAATCATTTCTTATGGAAAAAAATATTCTCCATCTAGGGGATGGAATCCTAAAAATGACATTATCTATCAAAAACTGGTAAACAATAATCTATTAAAAAGGTAA
- a CDS encoding ATP-dependent Clp protease ATP-binding subunit: MKKIFFSSTYSDEDIENDSSTSYGSGGSGTGSSYYGGASIRSKTPVLDNFGRDLNAIAIQGKLDPVVGRDKEVERVSQILSRRKKNNPLLIGEPGVGKSAIAEGLALRIVQRKVSRVLYNKRVVVLDLASLVAGTKYRGQFEERMKAIINESEKNIDLILFIDEIHTMIGAGGTTGSLDASNIFKPALARGDIQCIGATTLNEYRQYIEKDGALERRFQKIIVQPSSEEETIENFKKIKGRYESHHNVIYTEEAIKASVHLTGRYIVDRYFPDKAIDALDEAGSRVHIKNIKVPQEIVLLEKELENIREEKSQVVKSQKYEEAARLRDTEKRIEKQLIQAQKAWEESSKENRETVSEENVEEVVSMMSGIPVNRIAQAEMKKLNKMIDLLKEKIIGQDEAVEKIVKAVQRNRTGLKDPNCPIGSFIFLGQTGVGKTYLAKVFARELFDSEESLVRIDMSEYMEKFSVSRLIGAPPGYVGYEEGGQLTEIIRRRPYSVILLDEIEKAHPEVFNVLLQMLDYGCVTDSIGRKVNFKNTVIIFTSNTEIKKLKEFCQEIGFYTQAKKSNNYKNTLEHALKRTFSPEFLNRIDDIIFFNSLNPEDISKITHLELEKINIHISNLGYQLILLPEVKSFIEKKGFDKEYGARPLKRVIEKFIKNPISECIISETLKKGNQITLKMNEKKDGVQVLIQKL, encoded by the coding sequence ATGAAAAAAATATTTTTTTCTTCTACTTATTCAGATGAAGATATTGAAAATGATAGTTCAACTTCCTATGGATCTGGGGGTAGCGGAACGGGATCCAGTTATTATGGGGGAGCTTCAATACGAAGTAAAACTCCAGTATTAGATAATTTTGGAAGAGATCTAAACGCCATAGCCATTCAAGGAAAATTAGATCCCGTAGTTGGTAGAGACAAAGAAGTAGAAAGGGTCTCTCAAATACTGAGTAGAAGAAAAAAAAATAATCCTCTTCTCATAGGAGAACCAGGGGTTGGGAAATCTGCTATAGCTGAAGGATTGGCATTACGTATTGTGCAGAGAAAAGTATCTAGAGTTTTATATAATAAAAGAGTAGTTGTTTTAGATTTAGCTAGTTTAGTAGCTGGAACTAAATATAGGGGGCAATTTGAGGAAAGAATGAAAGCTATCATAAATGAATCAGAAAAAAATATAGATTTAATCCTTTTTATCGATGAAATTCATACAATGATTGGAGCTGGAGGAACTACAGGTTCATTAGATGCTTCTAATATATTCAAACCTGCTTTGGCTAGGGGGGATATTCAATGTATTGGGGCTACTACATTAAATGAATATAGACAATATATAGAAAAAGATGGAGCATTAGAACGGAGATTTCAAAAAATCATCGTACAACCCTCTTCTGAAGAAGAAACTATTGAAAATTTTAAAAAAATAAAAGGAAGATATGAAAGTCATCATAATGTAATTTATACAGAAGAAGCGATAAAGGCTAGTGTACACTTAACTGGACGATATATTGTAGATCGTTATTTTCCTGATAAAGCTATTGACGCATTAGATGAGGCAGGATCTCGTGTCCACATTAAAAATATTAAAGTCCCACAAGAAATAGTTCTTCTGGAAAAAGAATTGGAAAATATTCGTGAAGAAAAATCCCAAGTAGTTAAAAGTCAAAAATATGAAGAAGCTGCACGTCTTCGTGATACGGAAAAACGTATAGAAAAGCAATTAATACAAGCACAAAAAGCTTGGGAAGAGTCTTCCAAAGAGAACAGAGAAACTGTTTCTGAAGAAAACGTAGAAGAAGTAGTTTCTATGATGAGTGGAATTCCTGTAAATAGAATAGCTCAAGCTGAAATGAAAAAGTTGAATAAAATGATAGATCTTCTAAAAGAAAAAATAATCGGACAAGATGAAGCTGTTGAAAAAATAGTGAAAGCCGTTCAAAGAAATAGAACAGGATTAAAAGATCCTAATTGTCCTATAGGATCTTTCATTTTTTTAGGACAAACAGGTGTAGGAAAAACTTATTTAGCAAAGGTTTTTGCTAGGGAATTATTTGATTCAGAAGAGTCATTAGTCCGCATTGATATGAGTGAATATATGGAAAAATTTTCTGTTTCTAGACTAATAGGAGCACCTCCTGGCTATGTTGGTTATGAAGAAGGAGGGCAACTAACAGAAATTATACGTCGCCGACCTTATAGCGTTATTCTCTTAGATGAAATAGAAAAAGCGCATCCTGAAGTATTTAATGTTCTATTACAAATGTTGGATTATGGATGTGTGACAGATAGCATTGGAAGAAAAGTCAACTTCAAAAATACCGTAATCATTTTTACTTCAAACACAGAAATCAAAAAATTAAAAGAATTTTGCCAGGAAATTGGTTTCTATACTCAGGCTAAGAAATCGAATAATTATAAAAACACTTTAGAACATGCTTTAAAACGTACTTTTTCTCCAGAATTTTTAAATAGAATAGATGACATTATCTTTTTTAATTCTTTGAACCCAGAGGATATATCTAAAATAACTCATCTAGAATTAGAAAAAATAAATATTCATATATCTAATTTAGGATATCAATTAATACTGCTTCCTGAAGTAAAAAGTTTTATTGAAAAAAAAGGATTTGATAAAGAATACGGGGCTCGTCCATTAAAAAGAGTTATAGAAAAATTCATAAAAAATCCTATATCGGAATGTATCATTAGTGAAACTTTAAAAAAAGGAAATCAAATTACATTGAAAATGAATGAAAAAAAAGATGGTGTTCAAGTTCTCATTCAAAAACTATAG
- the odhB gene encoding 2-oxoglutarate dehydrogenase complex dihydrolipoyllysine-residue succinyltransferase, giving the protein MIIKVKVPSPGESITEVEVASWFVKDGDYVSKNQIIAEIDSDKATLEISSEENGVISLMVEKGKRIQVGDILCIIDTSKKRTIENNENYKNLDFHEEKIPKKQDIIKKIPSPASKKILSEKDISIEFIHGTGKQGRITKKDCILITESSTPEEEGLPTYRSREKKITPLSSLRRKLSERLVSVKNQTAMLTTFNEVDMQEIFIIRKKYKNIFKEKHGVNLGFMSFFTLSCVRALKLYPDVNAMISGSEKINFEYYDISVAISGPKGLMVPVIRNAENLSFRGIEKEIHRLSTRVRNGKISINEMTGGTFTITNGGVFGSMLSTPIINPPQSAILGIHKVVERPVVINRSIEIRPVMYLALSYDHRIIDGRESVGFLVSVKEAIENPIKFLMEGSENNIHRVLEL; this is encoded by the coding sequence ATGATAATCAAAGTAAAGGTCCCTTCTCCAGGAGAATCTATTACAGAGGTAGAGGTTGCCTCATGGTTTGTCAAAGATGGAGATTACGTATCTAAAAATCAAATAATAGCTGAAATAGATTCAGATAAGGCTACTTTAGAAATTTCTTCGGAAGAAAATGGGGTGATTTCCTTAATGGTAGAAAAAGGAAAAAGAATACAAGTTGGGGATATTTTATGTATTATAGACACTTCTAAAAAAAGAACCATTGAAAACAATGAAAATTATAAAAATCTAGATTTTCATGAAGAAAAAATTCCAAAAAAACAGGATATAATAAAAAAAATACCTTCTCCAGCATCTAAAAAAATATTATCAGAAAAAGATATTTCCATAGAATTTATTCACGGAACTGGTAAACAGGGAAGAATTACAAAAAAAGATTGTATTCTTATTACTGAATCTTCTACTCCTGAAGAAGAAGGTCTCCCTACTTATAGGTCTCGTGAAAAAAAAATCACTCCTCTTTCTTCTTTAAGAAGAAAACTATCTGAAAGATTGGTATCTGTAAAAAATCAAACGGCCATGCTGACCACTTTTAATGAGGTGGATATGCAGGAAATTTTTATTATAAGGAAAAAATATAAAAATATTTTTAAGGAAAAACATGGAGTTAATTTAGGTTTCATGTCTTTTTTTACTCTCTCTTGTGTGAGAGCATTAAAATTATATCCAGATGTTAATGCTATGATTAGTGGATCAGAAAAGATTAATTTTGAATATTATGATATTAGTGTTGCTATATCTGGACCTAAAGGACTAATGGTCCCTGTTATTAGAAATGCTGAAAATCTATCCTTTCGTGGAATAGAAAAGGAAATTCATAGATTATCTACACGTGTTCGTAATGGAAAAATTTCTATAAATGAAATGACTGGTGGAACTTTTACTATCACTAATGGTGGAGTATTTGGGTCTATGCTATCTACTCCAATAATAAATCCGCCACAAAGTGCTATTTTAGGAATTCATAAAGTAGTAGAAAGACCTGTGGTTATTAATAGGTCAATAGAAATACGTCCTGTAATGTATCTGGCTTTATCTTATGATCATAGAATCATTGATGGAAGAGAATCTGTTGGATTTTTAGTTTCTGTCAAAGAAGCAATAGAAAATCCAATAAAATTTTTAATGGAAGGAAGTGAAAATAACATTCATAGAGTATTGGAATTATAA
- a CDS encoding ABC transporter ATP-binding protein — protein MVQAENIYKSFGKKEILIGINIIVKKGNIVCILGESGAGKSTLLHILGTLEKPTFKKRKNCFKIDGENVLSLSEKKLSIIRNEKIGFVFQSPQLLPEFTALENVCLPRFIKIKDREHVKKKRKIIKKLHLSPYENSKPEELSGGQKQRLSVARALINDPKVIFADEPSGNLDLKNAKDLHDLFFSLREELEQTFLIVTHNLQLADMADEKLKIKNGKLNKIQ, from the coding sequence ATGGTTCAAGCTGAAAACATTTACAAATCTTTTGGAAAAAAAGAGATTTTGATAGGGATCAATATTATAGTAAAAAAAGGAAATATAGTATGCATATTAGGGGAATCTGGAGCTGGAAAAAGTACATTATTGCATATATTGGGAACTCTAGAAAAACCTACTTTCAAAAAAAGGAAAAACTGTTTTAAAATAGATGGAGAAAACGTCCTATCCTTATCGGAAAAAAAGCTCTCCATTATTAGAAATGAAAAAATCGGTTTTGTTTTTCAATCTCCTCAACTTCTTCCTGAATTTACAGCATTAGAAAATGTTTGTTTACCAAGATTTATAAAAATCAAAGATAGAGAACATGTAAAAAAAAAGCGAAAAATTATTAAAAAATTGCATCTTTCTCCATATGAAAATTCAAAACCTGAGGAATTGTCTGGAGGTCAAAAACAAAGATTATCAGTAGCAAGAGCATTAATTAATGATCCTAAAGTTATTTTTGCGGATGAGCCTTCCGGAAATCTAGATTTAAAAAATGCTAAAGATCTACACGATCTCTTTTTCTCTCTAAGAGAAGAATTAGAACAAACTTTTTTAATTGTAACACATAATCTTCAATTAGCTGATATGGCAGATGAAAAACTAAAAATAAAAAATGGAAAACTGAATAAAATTCAGTAA
- a CDS encoding SPFH domain-containing protein produces the protein MSIFSLLFLWIINSFNPFFFSSFVFIVHQETASIVERLGKFHSIRQAGLHLKIPFIDNVVGKLTLKIQQLDILVDTKTKDNVFVKVKISVQFKVIKNKVYEAFYKLDNSHLQITSYIFDVVRAEVPKMRLDDVFERKDHIALVVKGELEGAMLNYGYSIIKALVTDLDPDDQVKQAMNRINTAEREKVAAEYKAEAERIKIVAKAKAEAESKKLQGKGTADQRREIARGILESVEVLNNVGINSQEASALIVVTQHYDTLQSMGESSNANLILLPNSPGAASEMLNNMITSFNISSQIGESIKKKNDNKNSKKNK, from the coding sequence ATGAGCATTTTTAGTTTACTATTTTTATGGATTATTAATTCTTTTAATCCTTTCTTTTTTTCTAGTTTTGTTTTTATAGTTCATCAAGAAACAGCTTCTATTGTTGAAAGACTTGGAAAATTTCATAGTATTCGTCAAGCAGGATTACATTTAAAGATTCCTTTCATAGATAATGTAGTAGGAAAATTAACATTGAAAATTCAACAATTAGATATTTTAGTGGATACAAAAACTAAAGATAATGTTTTTGTGAAAGTAAAAATATCGGTTCAATTCAAAGTGATTAAAAATAAAGTATATGAAGCTTTTTATAAATTGGATAATTCTCATTTACAAATTACTTCCTATATATTTGATGTTGTGAGAGCTGAAGTTCCAAAAATGCGTTTAGATGATGTTTTTGAACGAAAAGATCATATAGCTCTCGTTGTAAAGGGAGAGCTAGAAGGTGCCATGTTAAATTATGGATATTCTATTATTAAAGCTTTAGTTACAGATTTGGATCCAGATGATCAGGTGAAACAAGCAATGAATCGTATTAATACAGCTGAAAGAGAAAAAGTGGCTGCTGAATATAAAGCGGAAGCTGAAAGAATTAAAATAGTGGCTAAAGCTAAAGCAGAGGCTGAAAGTAAAAAATTACAAGGAAAAGGAACAGCAGATCAACGCAGAGAAATAGCTAGAGGTATTTTAGAATCTGTAGAAGTTTTAAACAATGTAGGAATCAATTCACAAGAGGCATCTGCCTTAATTGTCGTTACGCAACATTATGACACCCTTCAATCTATGGGAGAAAGTTCCAATGCTAATTTAATTTTATTGCCTAATTCTCCAGGAGCTGCTAGTGAAATGTTGAATAATATGATAACTTCATTTAATATATCTAGTCAGATTGGAGAATCTATAAAAAAGAAAAATGATAATAAAAATAGTAAAAAAAATAAATAA
- a CDS encoding DUF3127 domain-containing protein: MEIIGIVKKLFDIQKFDSGFKKREMVLTTEEPYPQNILIEFIQDKVDLLGSIRQEDKIKVFINIRGREWTNPEGIIKYFNSIQGWKIEEIQHSIENKTSISPSLSSSSEDFDDLPF; this comes from the coding sequence ATGGAAATAATAGGAATAGTTAAGAAATTATTTGATATTCAAAAATTTGATAGTGGATTTAAAAAAAGAGAAATGGTTCTTACTACGGAAGAACCGTACCCTCAAAATATATTGATAGAATTTATTCAAGATAAAGTGGATTTACTAGGATCTATAAGACAAGAGGACAAAATAAAAGTTTTTATCAATATTCGTGGAAGAGAATGGACAAATCCAGAAGGAATTATCAAATATTTTAATTCGATTCAAGGATGGAAAATTGAAGAAATTCAGCATTCTATAGAAAATAAAACATCTATATCTCCATCTTTATCCTCATCTTCGGAGGATTTTGATGATTTACCTTTTTAA
- the dnaX gene encoding DNA polymerase III subunit gamma/tau, which yields MDKCFSYIVWSLKYRPVRWEEVIGQMDVTTILKNSIEKNRLSQVLLFFGPRGVGKNTCARILASGLDSFSNVFEISGFLNHSVESICETIRKIRLYPKEGKYKILIINDFNFFSQDSFNIILKTIEEPPTHVLFIFCTTEKNKINSIISRCQVYEFKPISLRDIFFYLKKIAEKERIEIDNEALFLISKNGNGSLSEALNTFEKLTFYGQRKISRELVMEKLGILDTSYYLKIIDYLLDQKISQILILLDKIFQFGVSSINFISGLTKHFRDLLLSKNPETLFLLKLKKKTIRFYIQQSIKIRYSFLINALRICRQMEKESLIYKNSRLTIEIYLIQLANCLFPIQKKDSEKFPIQKKDSEKFPIQKKDSEKFPIQKKDSEKFPIQKKDSEKFPIQKKDSEKFPIQKKDSEEKKIQYLQENWIKFIQKFSEKIHPTYLNSLKNEIRFHIYNNKILLVLPTQLENCNFSFIQTHFIKYFINKLNNPHLEFKILVKEKDLENFPIEQYNLLSRKNKYVDELIERLNLKILSSIPTKLYNKKISLS from the coding sequence ATGGATAAATGTTTTTCATACATTGTATGGAGTTTAAAGTATAGACCTGTAAGATGGGAAGAAGTTATTGGACAAATGGATGTTACAACCATTTTAAAAAATTCTATAGAAAAAAATCGTTTATCTCAAGTTTTATTATTTTTTGGACCTAGAGGAGTTGGAAAAAATACCTGTGCACGAATTTTGGCTAGTGGATTGGACTCTTTTTCAAATGTTTTCGAAATAAGTGGTTTTTTGAATCATTCAGTGGAATCTATATGTGAAACAATCCGTAAAATCCGTTTATATCCAAAAGAAGGAAAATATAAAATTCTTATTATCAATGATTTTAATTTTTTTTCTCAAGATTCTTTTAATATTATTTTGAAAACTATAGAAGAACCTCCTACACATGTATTATTTATTTTTTGTACAACAGAAAAAAATAAAATAAATTCTATTATTTCACGTTGTCAAGTCTATGAATTTAAACCTATTTCTTTAAGAGATATTTTTTTTTACTTAAAAAAAATAGCGGAAAAAGAACGTATAGAAATAGATAATGAGGCTTTGTTTCTAATTTCCAAAAATGGAAATGGTTCACTTAGTGAAGCGCTTAATACTTTCGAAAAACTTACCTTTTATGGCCAAAGAAAAATTTCTAGAGAATTAGTTATGGAAAAATTAGGAATTCTGGATACTAGTTACTATCTCAAAATAATTGATTATCTATTAGATCAAAAAATCTCTCAGATATTAATTTTATTAGATAAAATTTTTCAATTTGGAGTGAGTTCTATTAATTTCATAAGTGGATTAACTAAACATTTTAGAGATCTATTGTTATCGAAAAATCCTGAAACTTTATTCCTTTTAAAATTAAAAAAGAAAACTATACGATTTTATATACAGCAATCCATAAAAATACGTTATTCTTTTTTAATTAATGCTTTGAGGATTTGTCGTCAAATGGAAAAAGAATCTCTAATATATAAGAATTCTAGATTAACAATAGAAATATATCTGATCCAATTAGCCAATTGTCTATTTCCTATTCAGAAAAAAGATTCTGAGAAATTTCCTATTCAGAAAAAAGATTCTGAGAAATTTCCTATTCAGAAAAAAGATTCTGAGAAATTTCCTATTCAGAAAAAAGATTCTGAGAAATTTCCTATTCAGAAAAAAGATTCTGAGAAATTTCCTATTCAGAAAAAAGATTCTGAGAAATTTCCTATTCAGAAAAAAGATTCTGAAGAAAAAAAAATTCAATATTTACAAGAAAACTGGATAAAATTCATCCAAAAGTTTTCTGAAAAGATTCATCCTACTTATTTAAATTCACTAAAAAATGAAATAAGATTTCATATTTATAATAATAAAATACTTCTTGTGCTCCCCACACAATTAGAAAATTGTAATTTTTCTTTCATACAAACACATTTTATAAAATATTTCATAAATAAATTGAATAATCCACATTTAGAATTCAAAATTCTAGTAAAAGAAAAAGATTTGGAAAATTTTCCAATAGAGCAATACAATCTTTTATCCAGAAAGAATAAGTATGTAGATGAATTGATAGAAAGATTAAATTTGAAAATTTTATCCTCTATTCCAACTAAACTATACAATAAAAAAATATCCTTATCGTAA